The Triticum aestivum cultivar Chinese Spring chromosome 6D, IWGSC CS RefSeq v2.1, whole genome shotgun sequence genomic sequence ccgcgggccctccttgccagcgactcgtctcgcttctcgccgcttcgccgtcctcatcgcctcgtttcccgcggcgaattaatgccaaagctgccgcgcgctgccgcgccggtcagcctccgccattgatgcctcacgggcggcgcagtgaaggcgtgacGACGCGCGTCCCCGCGCATGCCACGCGTAAACGGCGTCGTgccagctcgaggccaccaacggtgtcgtgccctccggcaagctcaactccgaggggcggcgccgatggtggggcgtgcccggccgcacgctggaggccgtccttgagtacatcgagggcggcaacacgccgaggctggagtaccccgagcccccgtccttctctcgccgtcgtgggagctcgtggacgctgaggcgcatggaccccggggcgtcctcctccttgtccggtcggtcgaccggctctccctgcctccgccccgtcaagccggagccccaggacacgcctgtcagccgGCGCACCCGCAACTCCGGTGTCCGCATCGCCGACTCCACCCCCGCCTCGGGCCGCCTCGTCATCGTCGCACCCAAACCGGAGCCCAGCCTTcccccggagtacgaggagatagcccggcacggcttctccgacgaggacgccctacGGTGGGCGCGCGATGattacctccgcgacgagatggtccgacagcgccgggccctggaggagatcgccgcccgcaagcgtgggcgcgaggacgagcacggcgtcgtgatcctcgacagcgacgacgacgacgaggacgccgcCGGACTGTCCAACCCGCCGCGTTAACCGGGGgagggttgcagcagggacggcggccgcggcggaggcgacgatgacgacgacggcggcggcgactacacgcggttctacagcctcctcggcatgtagaactgcaagggcggcgggcggcgggcggcaggcggcgaggagcggcgaggcgagggagacggcgggcggGCCTAGTAGTGTGtgtttttttataaaatattttaaatatgtatgGGTGGGCGTGTTTGTGCCGTGTTTGGTTGAATTTGGTTTGAACTCGCCGAAAATGGTTGAATTTGCGCCATATTTGTACCGcactttaatttttttttaaatatatggGCGCCGTGACTGGGTGGCATCACGCCCCAGCGCGTGTTTTGCGCCGGTGCGCTCTGGGGACGATTTTTAGCGCCTCTTGAGaggccaacggctgaagatgctcttagctAGCTGGCGCGCGCTGCCTATCTTGCCAGCGCCAGTCGGTGCCGGTGGTGTTTTGCTTGTGCGGGCAAGGAAACGAGGGCGGGCGGTGCTCGCGTCCTAACGCAGATCAAGGCGGCACATGGGAGTGCTGGCCGGGTCCCGGCCGGAAGGTTCCCGTGGCAGAACCACAGTAGCATCCGGAAATCGGCGAGGCGAGATAGCAATCCCGTATAACTAATTCCGATGGTCAAAACACATATTCTAGAAAGAGACGCTTACAACTTGCGGGACTGTCTTCGTATACGAGGCACTCAAACTACTAATTAGCGCGTACAGGGAAGATTAGCCCCATGTTAGCTGGTCAAACCGAAGATATGGGCGCGGCGATATGGTCATTTTTCGAAGCTTTACCAACACACCCTGACCCTGTGGTTAATAACCAACAAAACGTGTTCAGTAAATTTGAACTGGCACGTAGAGTGCAGTGCTCCCTAATCACGTCTGTGTGTTGGAAACCACTGCTTCCAGAATACGTTCTGATGAGATTTCTTGGACAAGTGTAGATGGATAAGATAAGTCGTTATCCGTCTGCCTCGAGAATCACAACACCACGTCAGTCATCTCTCTCCCCCAAGCCGTCCAAGTAATCTTAGCAGCCTTCACACGAGTGCACGCACGACACACGTCCCCCGGGTCAAAGTCAAACCATTGCAGCGGCGCAAAGATGTTGACACGACGACGCCACCTCGAGGTCCCAAACCAAAAGTAGGGGGGGAAATGAAAACGTGAAGCTAAAGACTCGTTCCACAGCAGCAGCTGCTGCGCCGCCCTCTCCTTCCCGGCAAAGCAACGCGGCCAATCAGGCGCCCACGAAACCCACAACGTTTCACCGCTTGCGTTTGCGTACACGACCGAGAGAAAAATAATCACGCCTCGCCGTCGCACATGCCACGGCAATCCACAAGCACAAGCCAAGCGCAGAGCTCTATATAAAGAGCCGGCGAGCAGGCAGAGGCCACCACCGCCGAAGCATCCACCGATACACAAGAGCGACCTCATCATCTGCCACAAGTGATTCGCCATCCCCTTTGATTGACTGATCCACCGATCCCTCGCCGCCGATGACCATGGAGGAGGCGCTCATCTCGCCGGAGCTCCGCGACGTGCTGGCCAAGGTGGCCGTGTTCCTGCTCGTGCAGGGGCTGGTGTACCtcatcctcaccaactcctccgACGTCTTCTCCAAGAGCAAGAGGCTCCGGTCCCTCAGCTTCCGGCCCATGCGGTCCATGAGCGTGCGCCGCGTCCTGGCGCCGCTCTCCGACGTCCCCGTCGGCACCGACGACGACTCTCCTTTGCCTTCGTCGGCTTCTTCGTGGTCGTCGCGCCGCTGGGGTAGCCGCAAAGAGGATTGAGCAGCTTGGAGTCAGCGGCTGGTTAGTTCTGACACCAAATGGGTAGATACTAGCGAGCTTGATAATTCTGTTCTGAACTGTCCTGGGTTTGTTATCGTGGTTTGACCGTTTGAGATTTAAGAATGGTATTTGTTAAAAAAACTCAGCATGTAAATCAGGTTGGGTGGGGCCTTGTACATATGTTCATTGATTTGAATCGGGATGATGAATTATTTGATTCTTCACAGTTTGTCTTCTGTATCATTTGTGACTGTGGATTGTTCAGTTCTACAGAATTTGTTTCCATTGACTTGTGAATATAGTTCTTGATTGTTGTTTCATTTCTAAATATTAACTTCTGATCAATACACCATTTTACAAAACTGAAGTATTCAAGTGAGGGTTTTGCAACAGACCAACAGAATAGGCCATCTCTGCTGTATTAAGGAGCTGGAATATAGTTTTATTGATCGGGTTGCAGTGTCCGAGGAGATCATCTCCAACCTCTATATACAGTATAATGAGTATGTAATCGGTCACTTGTACTTGTGGATCATTTCTCTAACCTCATCCATCACCAGCCACGCTTTGTGGCCTCCTATCACTTCCTCCTTCCATTCTCCATCCTTCCACAACTGGAAATGAATAGGAGCAAGCATCATCATGAGAAATTCAGAATTTCAACCATAAAGGGACAAATGCAGAGCTTGAGCAAACAAATATGACGTTACCTGAATAGTGGGCATTTTCTGAAGATTAAAGCAGAGACAGATGGGAGCCATGACAGAACCAAAATAAACTTGTCAGATGATATCAGAGTCGTTGTGAGCCAACAAGTACTCAAATTTCCCCTTCAAATTGATGAAGTGCCTAACACAAGCTAAAATTTGCTGACTTACACTTATGTTCCCTCTTTTCACCACGGCCTGTGGAACTTTATTCACATCCACAAAGTAAAACATGACTCTGCGGAAGAAGGAGATGTGTTGTTTAGTCAGAATCAATAAATTGACCCTGCACATTCCACAGTGATTGAATGTTGTGGATATATACCAAATGCTATCAATAATCCCAATATCAAGAATCATGAAATTTTATGGATACGGTATGAAATCATTTCAAGGAATTCAGACCAACCCTGGAAATTCCCCTGCTATCTTCTCCAGCTTGGGCTTCAGGTAAATGCATTTCCGGCACCAGCTGGCCATCCTGGTAAGAACACACTGACTAAAGCCTCAGCATCTGATCCGAGGACTGAGATAAATGGTTGAAGACTACAGCGACATGAATGCTGATTTACTAGTAAAAACAGAGCAGCAACGCAGTTATGGAAATCAAGCTGCACTGCAGCTGCAATGGTAGGCCAGCCGGCCAGGGTGCATATTGAGCAGGGGTGGTCCTGGTGCCGTACCAGTCGATGATGATGGGCTGGTTTTGCTCGGCGGAGGAGGCGAGCGCGGCGTCGAGCTTGTCCATGCTGTCGATCTCGCCCATCTCCACCGGCACCGACGCGTCCCAGAAGTAGGCCGCCTCCGCCCTCACCCCTCCTCTTCCTGTTCTCGCACCACCACCGACGCCGCCTCGCCGCAGCCCCACAGCCCGCGCCCCGCCGACGGTCGAGCAGGCCGTCACGGAggacgggaccgcctgctcccgcgcCGCGGCGGCGCGGTAGAGGTCCCGGCAGAGCGCGCGCGGGCCCGGCGCGAGCAGCGGCATTGGCTTGCTGGCTTCCCGGACGCGGCGTCGAGAGAGCTCGTGGATTTCCAACGGGTGGCGTGGTCTGCGCGTGGAATTGATCCAAGAACGCGAGGCTGCGAGCGGACGGCAATGGCAACCAAGCAAGCAAGGCGCGGAAGCTGAAGCGGAAGCCAAGCCGGAGAGGCTTATCCGTATGACCGGACAAAAGCGTCGGCTTCTGGAGCCCACCGGACCGGGAAATATCTCCAGATCTTTTTTTGTTTGTGCTGCGTGCGAATTGGACCTAGCTGTAAGGGCTTGACACTGTCTCCGGCCCAGATTGACCGCTGAACATGGGCTCCAAGTCACGGCTCCCTCCAGATGCATTTGCCTCAAGGACGTAAAATGGGCCTGCCCAAATCAACTTCCATATTTCCTTTTTCCAtctttaatttttttcttcaaatttCCGAAATATTATAAATACACACTCCCTCTCTTAagtaatgtagtgcatatagattttttgaaaagtcaagcaTCATAAATTTTGACCAAAATTGTGGAGAAAatacatttacatctagaatgtcAAACTTATATCATTAAATTCATTATAAGATGAACTTTTATACTTTATATGATTGGTACTGCAATTGTAGATACAAATAGTTATCTCTAATAACTTGGTCAAAGTTTTCAAATTTTGACTTTAAGAAAAttgtatgcactacattatggaacggaggaagtatattccAAAAACTTAATGTATTTcagatttaaaaaaatattcatcacGAATTTGGAAAATGTTAGCACGGTGCACAAAATTAGCTAGTGTAATTTAAAAGAATATTGATAGCATTCACAAAAATTTTGTGACATATCAAAAATGTTCACGTGTTTCAACCATGTATAcgttatttttttatatattttagaCCGTTCAAATAAATGTATGTTACGTTTTAAAAAATGTGcacaaaattgaaaaatatgtttttgacatttagaaaaaataatttaCAAGAATGTCTGCATATTTtagaaatattttatagtattccAAAAAATGTAATGTGTACGTGAAAATGTTTAATAcatattaaaaaaattaaaattgtacttgaaaaaataataatcaagtatttgaaattttttgaacttttatAATTTTTATATGTACCAAAAATGCACaatgtatatgcaaaaaaaatcagaacacatatttgaaaaaaagttaatcatgtatttgaacaATGTTAAACACGTATGGAAAAATGTTCCTGGTGTACAGGAAAAACGTACAATGCATAAAAAATTTATTCATGtgctagaaaaaggaaaaaaaaagagaaacggAGAAAGAAACAATGAAAAAAGAAGGTAGTGGCGAAGATTAAAAAAACTGAAGAAAACTGCTGTAAATAGTGAAAAAAATCTATAAGAAACCACATAGAGAAAAGGACACGCGTCCACTGCCAGCCAGTAACCCCCGCTATAGAGGTGAGGCAGAACTCTGCCTCGTAGTAGGCGATATATAGCTCCGGCAATGCAGTTGGCCCGGAGAAGGCAGGAGAGTGCACGTCGACCTAATCTCTTGCCCCACTCTTTGACGAACAAATTGAAAATGGCAGATACGAAATCTGAAACCTGAACCCTCGACGTCCGATTCTCCAGCAAACGGCATATGTGTTGACCTCTGGACCATCTGACCCACTAGACCAAACGTATTGCTCCACCAAATGTTTGGAGCATGAACTAACTAGCTACGCCCGCAGTGTGACAGCAAAAGGAATTAGTCCCAAATTAACGAGCTCCAACATCAGGTTCGACTGTACTCAACTGCAACTGCAACGGCAAGTGTCCTTGGTCGAGCTCTAGTTTCTCTTAATTTGTAAAGCTGTCTCCGGCCACTCATTGTCTTACTGATGTACTGCGAGTGTCTCCTGCCGGGTCCTGTACTAGATCCTTTTGTGGTTTCTGCCACGGCGGCCCGTGGCGACTGGCGACGTCGGTGAGGCGCTACTTTTGAACCGTTAGCCAGCCAGCATGTGCCCTGCCGGCGCCGGTGCTGCCGGCCGGCCTAGCTAGCATATCTTCTAGCCCTGCCCTGTACTTTTGGCACGACAAGCCTAGCTACGTCCTTGCATAGTTACATAGCCGCTGCATGGCTTTACCGGCATGTCTCGCTCGCGCGGTCCCACGGCAACAACAAAAAATACAGCATGCAGCAACAAAGCTACACGCCCTTGCTTGCTTCCTTGCTTCACCCGCACTCCATGGACGGCCGGATCGTGGATCTTTCATCTTTCCAATCCACAACTTTCATCCGATCCGTCAACTTTGGAAAAGCAAAACGCGCCTGGCTAGCTGGCTCTCGCCTCCTCACTTGGCCTCATCACTTGCACTGGTAAGAGGCGATCGACACGGCCGACGTGGCCTGGCCTCAGCTTTCGACTCGAAAGCGTGCATGATTCGATCGAGATCTCCAGGAAAGAAAATCCATGGCACAGCCTAGCTAGTATCTATGCTCATTGCTTTCGGCTGGATCTATGCATGATAGGCGGAGCTAGCAGCAACGGTAGCGACCAACCCAGCAATGTCCATGTAGTGCAACTTTTTTTGCATGTGGCCTTCATGCCAAACCTGACAAGTGTACGTACAACTGTAAGTCAAAAGGAAGCTGAAAACCTCGATGCAGGCAGGTCCATGTCCATGCATGCTACCGTACTCTACTGACACGACCAAATCCTGTATGTCGAGCCCTTCAAGTGAACGAAGACCTAACCCAGCCAGCCACCTCTGGTCTGCTGCTAATATCTTCCTCCTCGCTGTCAAGACCGGGTCTCCGATCACCACCAGCTTCTGGTGGCCCGACCACGCAAATGCATTTTCTTGTCCATGTTCCTTGTGGTGTGTTCGGCTCACCTACACTACGCTTCGATTATCCggttagggcgtgtttggttgccgtagTGAATAGTAATTGCATTGCATACACATCTTAACCCAGCCTGGTTCCGAAAAAACAGTCTCACATGCGACATTTgcgagttgtttggttgcctgcatctagggtccctgcattaggtaatacacaagtgcactttgtttggttgcctgcagtGTCGAATCAACTGGGCAGACTTTAATAGGCTTGAGCCTGCCCTCGAGAGAGACAAAAGAAAATTTTAGTAGTTAATGACTTTTTTTCGGCTTGAACCTTGTTTGCACAAAAGAGCTGGGAGTCCGTGACTTTATTTAGCCTCTATGTGTTCCTAGTAGTATTCTAGCAAATTTTGACCTTGTTCGCACAAAAGAGCTGGGAGTTAGTGCCTTTTTTTTACATCATTAAACTTTGAGCCTGCCCTTGATTTTGTTACAAGATTCGTCACTGGTTGCCTGCATTGGCCCAAGCGGCACATGAACTCGGTGTTTGGTTGCATGCATGaggtatgattaagagctagcactttgataacccacaagtataggggatcaattgttgcctctttcgataagtaagagtgtcgaacccaacgaggagctaaaggtagaacaaatattccctcaagttctatcgaccaccgatataactctacgcacgcttaacgttcgctttaccggaaacaagtatgaaactagaagtactttgtaggtatttttggataggtttgcaagaatataaagagggcgtaaataaaaagtaggggctgcttagataaaaacacaactaaagtaaatatagcgagtgtggaaaagtggtggtaggagttgcgaaattgtccctaagcaattgactacttcactagaccgatagcaagttttatgtgggagaggccactgctagcatgtcatcccttacttggaattctatgcacttatgattggaactattagcaagcatccgcaactactaacgttcattaaggtaaaacccaaccatagcattaagatatattggtcccccttcaatcccgtatgcatcaatttctatgctaggctgaagcttctgtcactcttgccctcgaatacatagtcctatcaacatacaactaaccctatggtgtgatccacacgtgcgctcatatgatgggcaccaaaggacagcaacataaccacaagaaaattaaatcaatcatagcaattcatcaaccaccgataggacaacgaaaatctactcagacatcataggatggcaacacatcattggataataatatgaagcataaagcaccatgttcaagtagagggtacagcgggttgcgggagagtggaccgctgtagatagaggggggaaggtgatggagatgttggtgaagatggcggaggtgttggtgaagatcgcggtgatgatgatgatgatggtggccacggcagcgttccggcgccaccggaggagagggggagaagggcccccttcttcctcttcttccttgacctcctccctagatgggagaagggtttcccctctggtccttggcctccatggcatgggaggggtgagagcccctccgagattggatctgtctctctg encodes the following:
- the LOC123145629 gene encoding thioredoxin-like 3-1, chloroplastic, with protein sequence MPLLAPGPRALCRDLYRAAAAREQAVPSSVTACSTVGGARAVGLRRGGVGGGARTGRGGVRAEAAYFWDASVPVEMGEIDSMDKLDAALASSAEQNQPIIIDWMASWCRKCIYLKPKLEKIAGEFPGVMFYFVDVNKVPQAVVKRGNISKMPTIQLWKDGEWKEEVIGGHKAWLVMDEVREMIHKYK
- the LOC123145630 gene encoding uncharacterized protein, which gives rise to MTMEEALISPELRDVLAKVAVFLLVQGLVYLILTNSSDVFSKSKRLRSLSFRPMRSMSVRRVLAPLSDVPVGTDDDSPLPSSASSWSSRRWGSRKED